The Acropora palmata chromosome 10, jaAcrPala1.3, whole genome shotgun sequence genome contains a region encoding:
- the LOC141895471 gene encoding alpha-1A adrenergic receptor-like, whose protein sequence is MFCEGYWFHTNLTSMLFYVFISLLTIFGNVLVCAAFFVDPYRQLRTLQNYYLISLGVSDLLMGLATETLLIATYWNSSEAVFRAHFIFAVISGVSSLLNIAAVSIHRYFAVKMPLNFHDVMTKRRIQISIAIIWIYALHFPVFPLAGFEDPGYQIYLYVLGCFLPTVVISMAYAGIFKTIRAYTKTLMNGRNIGNTALKSAMAREKSTTKTMLIVLVVFFSFWIPFLVVDLIMVQFSLCDTYYFHVARDVTLTLTYFSSCVNPLLYAWRVTQFRKAFIRLLGLRKLMARKKNKVSLNSS, encoded by the coding sequence ATGTTTTGCGAAGGCTACTGGTTTCACACTAATCTAACGAGCATGTTATTTTACGTGTTCATTTCCCTGCTAACGATATTTGGGAATGTTCTTGTTTGCGCAGCGTTTTTCGTGGACCCTTATCGTCAGTTGAGGACATTACAGAATTACTACCTCATAAGCTTGGGTGTCTCAGATCTTCTAATGGGCCTCGCTACCGAAACACTGCTGATTGCAACTTATTGGAATTCCAGTGAAGCTGTTTTTCGAGCGCATTTTATTTTCGCTGTAATATCTGGAGTATCCTCGTTGCTAAACATTGCCGCGGTGTCGATTCACCGCTATTTTGCCGTCAAAATGCCACTTAATTTTCACGATGTTATGACAAAGCGACGAATTCAGATTTCCATTGCAATAATTTGGATCTATGCTCTTCATTTTCCTGTGTTCCCTCTAGCAGGCTTTGAGGACCCTGGATATCAAATTTATCTTTATGTTTTGGGTTGCTTTTTACCAACTGTAGTGATCTCCATGGCGTACGctggtatttttaaaacaatacgCGCTTACACCAAGACACTCATGAATGGTCGAAACATTGGGAACACAGCGCTAAAAAGCGCCATGGCCCGAGAAAAATCTACAACAAAGACAATGCTAATAGTTCTCGTGgtgttcttttcattttggatTCCATTTTTAGTGGTCGATTTAATTATGGTGCAGTTCTCCCTCTGTGACACATATTACTTCCATGTTGCCCGTGACGTAACACTGACCTTGACTTACTTCAGTTCTTGCGTCAACCCTCTCCTTTACGCATGGCGTGTAACGCAATTCCGCAAGGCATTTATTCGTTTACTAGGCTTGCGCAAACTCATGGCGAGGAAAAAGAACAAGGTGTCATTAAATTCTAGTTAG